From Diospyros lotus cultivar Yz01 chromosome 4, ASM1463336v1, whole genome shotgun sequence, a single genomic window includes:
- the LOC127799864 gene encoding protein DETOXIFICATION 27-like: MMKSELGAIDERKAPLLEYSSPAVGSEHQEDEDEDVDLTRRVLVESKKLWHIVGPAIISRITPYSMFVITQAFAAISIASNVVVVGFNIGLLLGMASALETLCGQAYGAKKYHMLGIYMQRSWIILFICGVLLLPVYIFASPILKLLGQPPKVAELSGSVAIWMIPLQFSFVFQFPLQQFLQSQLKTGVIAWVSLAALLVHVFVSWLFVYRLKLEVVGVAVTLNFSWWVLVIGLMGYTVFGGCPLTWSGFSIDAFSGLWQFVKLSAASGLMLCLENWYYKILILMTGNLKNAEIAVDALSIW; this comes from the exons AGAGCGAGCTGGGCGCCATAGATGAACGCAAAGCTCCCTTGTTAGAGTATTCATCACCCGCCGTCGGATCCGAACATcaagaagacgaagacgaagatgTCGATCTTACGCGGAGAGTCTTGGTTGAATCCAAGAAGCTATGGCACATAGTTGGCCCAGCGATCATCAGCCGCATCACCCCCTACTCCATGTTTGTCATCACCCAGGCCTTCGCCGCCATCTCAATCGCCAGCAATGTCGTCGTCGTCGGCTTCAACATCGGCCTCTTG TTGGGGATGGCGAGCGCTTTAGAGACGCTATGCGGGCAAGCTTATGGAGCCAAGAAATACCACATGCTGGGGATATATATGCAGCGTTCTTGGATAATTCTCTTCATTTGTGGAGTCCTGCTTTTGCCGGTATACATATTTGCCTCTCCGATACTGAAGCTGCTGGGACAGCCGCCGAAGGTGGCCGAACTCTCCGGCTCGGTGGCCATATGGATGATTCCGCTGCAGTTCAGCTTCGTTTTCCAGTTCCCGCTGCAACAGTTCCTGCAGAGCCAGCTGAAGACCGGCGTGATCGCCTGGGTGTCGCTGGCGGCTCTCCTGGTCCACGTGTTCGTCAGCTGGCTGTTCGTTTACCGCCTCAAGCTTGAAGTCGTCGGTGTGGCCGTGACTTTGAACTTCTCGTGGTGGGTTCTGGTGATCGGCTTAATGGGTTACACCGTGTTTGGAGGGTGCCCTCTCACCTGGTCCGGCTTCTCCATTGACGCCTTTTCTGGTCTTTGGCAGTTTGTCAAACTCTCTGCAGCTTCTGGCCTCATGCTCtg TTTGGAGAATTGGTACTACAAGATACTGATATTGATGACCGGAAACCTGAAGAATGCA